One Nicotiana tomentosiformis chromosome 4, ASM39032v3, whole genome shotgun sequence genomic window carries:
- the LOC138910057 gene encoding uncharacterized protein translates to MAEFDVILGMDWLSPCHAILDCHAKAVMLAMLELPRIEWRGSLDYVPSRVISYLKAQHMVRKGCLAYLAFVRDVGANIPTIDSISVVRDFLDVFPADLAGMPPDRDIDFGIDIVPDTQLISIPLYRMAPIELREFKEPVSGAS, encoded by the coding sequence ATGGCCGAGTTTGACGTGATTcttggcatggattggttgtccccatgtcatgctattctggattgtcacgctaaggcCGTGATGTTGGCAATGCTGGAATTgcctaggattgagtggagaggttctttggactatgttcccagtagagtgatttcatatttgaaggcccaacatatggttAGGAAGGGTtgtctggcatatttggcctttgtgagggatgttggtgctaatATTCCTACCATTGATTCCATTTCGGTAGTGCGTgactttctggatgtgtttcctgcagacctggcgggcatgccacctgacagggatattgattttggcattgacaTTGTGCCAGACACTCAActtatttctattcctctgtatcgtatggcgcCAATAGAGTTGAGGGAATTTAAAGAGCCAgtttcaggagcttcttga